Below is a window of Agrobacterium sp. RAC06 DNA.
GCTGGTCTTGGTGCGGCCCAGATGGATGGAAAGAGAGGGCAGGGGAGGGCCGCTATCGACCTCGATAGGATCCTCCTGCTGTAACTGTTCTTTCCGGAGGCCCGCGATCTCGCTGCGACGTCGGCCCCCAGAAGCAAATGCTACCATCAGAATGGCCCTATCTCTCAAGTCACGCAGACTGCCGGTGGCACAGGTCGCGAGGAGCTTTGCAAGTATGTCTCCAGTGACCGCCTTCGCGCTCTTTCGCCTCCTCGGTCGCGGCGTTGCTCGGATAGCAAGTCTGATGGCGGACCGGAGGGCGGGCGAGCCGAAAGCCCCCTGAAGCCCGCGCCATTTGGTCAGCGTCGACCAGGTCGCAAGCCGTCGGCGTACGGTATCAGGCGCATGCGGCCCGAGAGTACGTAGAAATCCCTGGATCCGCAGCTTGTCCTCGACTTCTGCCGGCATTCCATGTTCCGGATCCGCCAGGCGCTTTTCCGCATCCCAAAGATGATGAGCGACGAACTTCAGCAGCATCGCTTCAGGAGTAGGCCAAGGAAGAGAGCGTCCAGTGGCTGCGAGTGACCAGGCCTGCAAGTAGGCCAGATCGGAGGTGAGTGCGCGCAGCGTGTTTGTGCCCATGCCCTCGTTGACGAGATGACGGAGTGTCTCGACATCCTGATCCGTCAGCAGCTCGGCGAGTTCGTCACGCCGCTCCATCGGCAAGACGGACGCGATGGTATCGAGTTCTTCCACGCGGCGCGCGAGTGTGTCGCTGCTGGAAGGGGCGTTTGGAGCTTTCCTTGTCATCTTGTGCTTCCAGATTCCTTGGAGCGTTTGCAAAAGTTCCGGAAAGCCCGTATATCCCGTAACAAAGGGGATCTGCCATGACATCGATTGTGACAGCAGCAGCGGTTTCGAAGAATTTCGGCGCCTACCAGGATGCGGCCGTGCGAGAGCCGGTCATCATCACCAAGAATGGCCGGCCGCGCACAGTGCTCTTGGCCTATGAAGATTATCTCCGGCTGGCCAAGCGCGATCGGAAGGTCAATCTGACGGCTGCGATCAGTGACGACGAGCTTGCCGCGATCGAGGCTTCGACAATGGAGCCAGGCCTGGATCATCTCAATTCCGAACTGCTGATGGACAAGAATGCTGCCGACTGAACCCAAGGTCGGCTGGGTCTTCCGTTATTCCTATCTCTGGCACTGGCAGCATCTGGAAGGACGAGAGGAGGGGGACAAGGATCGTCCTGCTCTTGTGCTGGCGATTGTTTCTTTGCTCGAAGATGGGACACCTGCGGTTCGTGTCCTGCCGATCACCCATTCCCCGCCGTCCGATCCCAGCGACGCAATCGAAATACCGCCGGCTACCAAGCGCCGCCTCGGTCTCGACGACGAACGGTCGTGGATCGTACTGACTGAAAGCAACCGCTTCGTCTGGCCGGGGCCTGACGTTCGCCCTGTTGACAGCGAGAGCGGATATCACGGGCCACTGCCTCCAGCACTCTTCGAAGAGGTGAAGCGCCGGTTTGTCGAGCTTGCCAGAAGCCAACGGCACAAAGCGACCATTCGTAGCGACTGAGCTCTTCATCCTGTTGTTAGC
It encodes the following:
- a CDS encoding site-specific integrase, whose amino-acid sequence is MTRKAPNAPSSSDTLARRVEELDTIASVLPMERRDELAELLTDQDVETLRHLVNEGMGTNTLRALTSDLAYLQAWSLAATGRSLPWPTPEAMLLKFVAHHLWDAEKRLADPEHGMPAEVEDKLRIQGFLRTLGPHAPDTVRRRLATWSTLTKWRGLQGAFGSPALRSAIRLAIRATPRPRRRKSAKAVTGDILAKLLATCATGSLRDLRDRAILMVAFASGGRRRSEIAGLRKEQLQQEDPIEVDSGPPLPSLSIHLGRTKTSGADNDEFVYLTGRPVNTLNAWLDAAKIDKGSVFRAIDRWGNVSRRPLDPKAINDILKHRAELAGLDPTEFSAHGLRSGYLTEAANRGIPLPEAMEQSRHRSVQQAAEYYNHAQRRSGRASRLLS
- a CDS encoding type II toxin-antitoxin system Phd/YefM family antitoxin, whose translation is MTSIVTAAAVSKNFGAYQDAAVREPVIITKNGRPRTVLLAYEDYLRLAKRDRKVNLTAAISDDELAAIEASTMEPGLDHLNSELLMDKNAAD
- a CDS encoding plasmid maintenance toxin (PemK-like); this translates as MLPTEPKVGWVFRYSYLWHWQHLEGREEGDKDRPALVLAIVSLLEDGTPAVRVLPITHSPPSDPSDAIEIPPATKRRLGLDDERSWIVLTESNRFVWPGPDVRPVDSESGYHGPLPPALFEEVKRRFVELARSQRHKATIRSD